A region of Micromonospora chokoriensis DNA encodes the following proteins:
- a CDS encoding hydroxysqualene dehydroxylase, giving the protein MALSQVVGRLVGVRQHVVDPGGGGADRVPRPTTAVVVGGGIAGMSAAVVLAERGVTVTVLEAAATLGGRLGAWPEALPDGSQQNEHGFHAFFRQYYNWRSILRRVDADLGFLKPVPGYPILSAQWPTEEFGRLPPAPPANLLALLLRSPSLRLADLRLMDRDAALPLLTYDPVRTYAELDDTTADELLASLRLPDRARAMLFEVFSHSFFNHEAEMSAAEMVAQFHFYLLGNPEGLAFDCPDEDYATAIWEPLTRHVEKHGGRVLTSSAATGVRRDADGWRVTTTDGGSHPAGHVVLAVDPPALAALVAASPDLVERAPELAARMPAFGRPGPPYAVARYWCDGDVAAERAVFSGVSRQPTLDSVTLYHRLENEPRRWARQTGGSVIELHAYACEPDVPADELAERMRRELVALWPEAGDLRVRELRARVEAQAPAFTPGSHAWRPGVRTDAPGVYLAGDGIATDFPSALMERSAATGIIAANHILRAEGASAEPVRSIRPRGLLAGRGKPNRQNPT; this is encoded by the coding sequence ATGGCGCTGTCGCAAGTGGTGGGTCGGCTCGTCGGCGTACGACAACACGTGGTGGACCCGGGCGGTGGTGGCGCGGACCGCGTGCCGCGACCCACCACGGCGGTGGTGGTCGGTGGCGGCATCGCCGGCATGTCGGCGGCGGTGGTGCTGGCCGAGCGGGGTGTGACGGTGACCGTGCTGGAGGCCGCAGCGACGCTCGGCGGTCGACTGGGCGCCTGGCCGGAGGCGCTCCCTGACGGCAGTCAGCAGAACGAGCACGGTTTCCACGCGTTCTTCCGGCAGTACTACAACTGGCGCTCGATCCTCCGTCGGGTCGACGCTGACCTGGGCTTCCTCAAGCCCGTCCCGGGTTACCCGATCCTCAGTGCACAGTGGCCGACCGAGGAGTTCGGCAGGCTGCCCCCGGCGCCACCGGCGAACCTGCTCGCGCTGCTGCTGCGCAGCCCCAGCCTGCGCCTGGCCGACCTGCGACTGATGGATCGGGACGCCGCGTTGCCGCTGCTCACCTACGATCCGGTGCGCACCTACGCCGAGTTGGACGACACCACCGCCGACGAGTTGCTGGCTTCGCTGCGGCTGCCGGACCGGGCCCGGGCGATGCTGTTCGAGGTCTTCTCGCACTCGTTCTTCAACCACGAGGCCGAGATGTCGGCCGCGGAGATGGTCGCCCAGTTCCACTTCTACCTGCTCGGCAATCCGGAGGGGCTGGCGTTCGACTGCCCCGACGAGGACTACGCCACGGCGATCTGGGAGCCGCTGACCCGGCACGTCGAGAAGCACGGCGGGCGGGTGCTCACCAGCTCCGCCGCGACCGGTGTGCGCCGCGACGCCGACGGCTGGCGGGTGACGACCACCGACGGCGGCAGCCACCCGGCCGGGCACGTGGTGCTGGCCGTCGACCCGCCGGCGCTCGCCGCGCTGGTAGCGGCGTCTCCCGACCTGGTCGAGCGGGCACCGGAGCTGGCGGCACGGATGCCCGCGTTCGGCCGGCCCGGTCCGCCGTACGCGGTGGCGCGCTACTGGTGCGACGGGGACGTGGCCGCCGAGCGGGCGGTGTTCAGCGGGGTGTCCCGGCAGCCCACCCTGGATTCGGTGACGCTCTACCACCGGTTGGAGAACGAGCCGAGGCGCTGGGCGCGGCAGACCGGCGGGTCGGTCATCGAGCTGCACGCGTACGCCTGCGAGCCCGACGTTCCGGCCGACGAGCTGGCCGAGCGCATGCGCCGCGAGCTGGTCGCGCTCTGGCCGGAGGCCGGCGACCTGCGGGTCCGCGAGTTGCGGGCCCGGGTCGAGGCGCAGGCACCGGCGTTCACGCCGGGCAGCCATGCCTGGCGTCCGGGGGTACGCACCGACGCGCCCGGCGTCTACCTGGCCGGCGACGGTATCGCCACGGACTTCCCGAGCGCGTTGATGGAACGCTCCGCGGCGACCGGGATCATCGCCGCGAACCACATCCTGCGGGCGGAGGGAGCGTCGGCCGAGCCGGTTCGGTCGATCCGGCCGCGAGGGCTGCTGGCCGGACGAGGCAAGCCGAATCGACAAAACCCGACATAA
- a CDS encoding MSMEG_6728 family protein has translation MQTFLPYPDFLASARTLDQKRLGKQRVEAIQVLRGLTRPDYGWRNHPAVKMWAGYEEALTRYGLDMCAVWTEPGRADTCATTMTVDLAAACGATVVRTQAELDRAGELPPWLGRDDLHLSHRSSLLRKDPSHYRPLFGDDVPEDLEYVWPASDRERRCLP, from the coding sequence ATGCAGACGTTCCTCCCGTACCCGGACTTCCTGGCCAGCGCCCGCACGCTGGACCAGAAGCGGCTGGGCAAGCAGCGGGTGGAGGCCATCCAGGTGCTGCGCGGGCTCACCCGACCCGACTACGGCTGGCGCAACCACCCGGCCGTGAAGATGTGGGCCGGGTACGAGGAGGCGCTCACCCGCTACGGGCTGGACATGTGCGCGGTGTGGACCGAGCCGGGGCGGGCGGACACCTGCGCCACCACGATGACCGTCGACCTCGCCGCCGCCTGCGGGGCCACTGTCGTACGCACCCAGGCGGAGCTGGATCGCGCCGGTGAGCTGCCGCCGTGGCTGGGTCGCGACGACCTGCACCTGAGCCACCGCTCGTCGTTGCTGCGCAAGGACCCGTCGCACTACCGCCCCCTGTTCGGTGACGACGTGCCGGAGGACCTGGAGTACGTCTGGCCCGCCTCGGACCGCGAGCGCCGCTGCCTGCCGTAG